A region of uncultured Anaeromusa sp. DNA encodes the following proteins:
- the ade gene encoding adenine deaminase produces MDEKITQRLLAVASGREEADLVLKNAQVFNVFTGEFEAGDVALCGVYIAGIGEYKGKQEIDLDGRYVTPGFIDGHMHLESSMVTPGEFARAVVPRGTTAVVADPHEIANVSGLTGIEYLLKASENLPCSVYVMLPSCVPATHLETAGARLEAEDLACLAQHPRVLGLGEVMNYPAVVQGEAAMLRKLRLFEGRPVDGHAPGLSGLALNAYAAAGIHSDHECATAEEGKERLARGLHLMLREGSAAHNLLDLLPAVNSQTLPRCLFVTDDRHPADLLQQGHINYLVRLAVEAGLKPAWALQMATWNVAQYFRLPRLGAVAPGYQADLLVFEDLVSWRPTQVWKQGQLVAENGKPLFEVEKIDAEAVRQTVRLSSLEAQKLQVEAHGKKAMVIDLVPGQLVTGGCELALPVKNGCFIADSAHDVVRLAVWERHQGSGRVGTGFLRGLGLRKGALASTVAHDSHNLIVAGVNEEDMLAAVREVQRLGGGLAVIAAGEVLASLALPLGGLLSEQPLEEVQRQLEKLHEAARSLGVKKEHDPFMTLAFLSLPVIPKLKLTDRGLVDVDLFQIVPVSLAAAE; encoded by the coding sequence ATGGATGAAAAAATTACGCAGCGGCTGCTGGCTGTGGCTTCAGGACGGGAAGAAGCAGACCTTGTGCTGAAGAACGCGCAAGTTTTTAATGTGTTTACCGGTGAATTCGAAGCAGGCGACGTAGCTCTTTGCGGTGTGTATATTGCTGGTATTGGCGAGTATAAGGGAAAACAGGAGATCGATCTGGACGGAAGGTATGTTACCCCAGGTTTTATTGACGGACATATGCATTTAGAAAGCTCGATGGTGACTCCAGGCGAGTTTGCCAGGGCGGTAGTGCCGAGGGGGACGACGGCTGTGGTGGCTGATCCCCATGAAATAGCGAATGTAAGCGGTTTGACTGGCATTGAATACTTGTTGAAAGCTTCCGAGAATCTGCCTTGCAGCGTCTATGTGATGCTGCCTTCTTGTGTGCCAGCGACGCATTTGGAGACGGCTGGGGCGAGGCTGGAGGCTGAGGATCTGGCATGCCTAGCCCAACATCCTCGGGTATTAGGGCTGGGAGAAGTGATGAACTATCCTGCAGTGGTACAAGGTGAGGCAGCTATGCTGCGCAAGCTGCGGCTTTTTGAAGGCAGGCCAGTGGACGGTCATGCGCCTGGATTAAGTGGTTTGGCGCTCAATGCCTATGCAGCGGCAGGCATTCATTCGGATCATGAGTGCGCGACGGCGGAGGAAGGCAAAGAGCGTTTAGCTCGAGGTTTGCATTTGATGCTGCGCGAAGGCTCGGCGGCGCATAATCTGCTGGACTTGTTGCCGGCGGTGAACTCACAGACGTTGCCGCGCTGCCTTTTTGTAACGGATGACCGCCATCCGGCGGATTTGCTTCAGCAGGGTCACATCAATTATTTAGTGCGCCTGGCTGTGGAGGCTGGGCTTAAGCCTGCCTGGGCTTTGCAAATGGCGACATGGAATGTGGCGCAATATTTTCGGTTGCCTCGTTTAGGGGCGGTTGCACCAGGGTATCAGGCGGATTTATTGGTTTTTGAGGATTTAGTGTCTTGGAGGCCCACACAGGTGTGGAAACAGGGACAGTTGGTGGCGGAAAACGGAAAGCCATTATTTGAAGTGGAGAAGATAGATGCTGAGGCCGTACGGCAAACGGTGAGGCTGTCATCGCTGGAGGCGCAGAAACTGCAGGTAGAAGCGCACGGCAAAAAGGCTATGGTTATTGATTTAGTGCCGGGGCAGCTTGTAACGGGCGGTTGTGAGTTGGCGCTTCCCGTGAAAAATGGTTGTTTTATAGCAGACAGTGCGCATGATGTGGTGCGGCTGGCAGTCTGGGAGCGGCATCAGGGCAGTGGTCGTGTTGGTACCGGCTTTCTGCGCGGCTTGGGACTTCGTAAAGGAGCGTTGGCTTCGACGGTGGCTCATGACTCACACAATTTGATTGTGGCTGGCGTTAACGAAGAGGACATGCTGGCTGCAGTTCGGGAAGTGCAGCGTTTGGGAGGCGGGTTGGCAGTCATAGCGGCTGGCGAAGTGCTGGCTTCTTTAGCGTTGCCGTTGGGGGGGCTGCTGTCGGAGCAGCCGTTAGAGGAAGTACAGCGGCAACTGGAAAAGCTGCATGAGGCGGCCCGCTCACTAGGCGTGAAAAAAGAGCATGATCCTTTTATGACGCTGGCTTTTTTGAGCTTGCCTGTCATTCCTAAGTTGAAACTGACGGATCGTGGTTTGGTAGATGTAGATCTTTTTCAAATTGTGCCTGTTTCTCTTGCGGCTGCAGAGTAA
- a CDS encoding polysaccharide deacetylase family protein, whose amino-acid sequence MLSRRRFLQMCGVSLAAMAVGVPVVAAAGSIPVLLYHRIGDSDDKITAKTQRFIEDLDFLQKQGFHTISLKQFDQAVSGKRDQLPENPVLITFDDGYADNYEHAFPELQKRGMTAAFFIISDFVGQTERVTWPQIQEMKKYGMGIGSHTLSHRFLNELPEKEAIWEVEKSKFHIENWLGSPVRFIAFPGGFYTPTILETVKHTGYCGAFSVHYGLYQEGDVPYTIKRIPVFAKDQPLWYILAKRGLLPQILPV is encoded by the coding sequence ATGCTTTCACGCCGCCGCTTTTTGCAGATGTGTGGTGTATCACTAGCCGCTATGGCGGTAGGAGTTCCTGTCGTCGCCGCAGCAGGCTCCATACCTGTTCTTTTGTACCATCGGATTGGAGATTCAGACGACAAGATTACGGCGAAGACGCAACGGTTCATTGAGGATCTTGATTTCCTGCAAAAGCAGGGCTTTCATACAATTAGCTTAAAACAATTTGATCAGGCAGTGTCCGGCAAACGGGATCAACTGCCGGAAAACCCTGTGCTGATTACCTTTGACGACGGTTATGCAGATAATTACGAGCATGCTTTTCCAGAACTGCAAAAGCGTGGGATGACGGCTGCATTCTTTATTATCAGCGATTTTGTCGGACAAACGGAGCGGGTTACTTGGCCGCAGATTCAAGAAATGAAAAAGTACGGCATGGGTATTGGTTCGCATACGTTGAGTCATCGTTTTCTCAATGAACTTCCGGAAAAAGAAGCTATTTGGGAAGTGGAAAAATCCAAATTCCATATAGAAAACTGGCTGGGTTCACCGGTGCGCTTTATTGCCTTCCCTGGCGGGTTTTATACGCCGACTATTTTGGAAACAGTAAAACATACTGGTTATTGTGGCGCTTTTTCCGTGCATTATGGACTTTACCAAGAGGGCGATGTTCCCTATACGATTAAACGCATACCGGTTTTTGCCAAGGATCAACCATTGTGGTATATTTTGGCGAAACGGGGGCTGTTGCCGCAGATTCTGCCGGTTTGA
- a CDS encoding heparan-alpha-glucosaminide N-acetyltransferase, whose translation MRIWEIDAWRSLALCFMIFFHILVDLRDLFSYPIDYHQGFWRFTGVFAAVSFILLAGVSSTLSRSSLRHGLRILLAAAAVSAGTWWWDPDTYVRFGILHLLGVAMLTAPILRRLPLAGVAVLAVVAAAMPALLPAFASTPWLLPFGVTPPVFTTLDYYPLFPWYGLFAAGHLASRILYAERRSLLPQPPACSRFLWLGQHTLAIYLLHQPLLVALLTLLHK comes from the coding sequence ATGCGCATCTGGGAAATTGACGCTTGGCGCTCCTTAGCGCTTTGCTTCATGATCTTCTTTCATATTTTGGTGGACCTGCGGGATCTTTTCTCATACCCCATTGACTATCATCAAGGATTTTGGCGTTTTACCGGCGTTTTTGCCGCAGTAAGTTTCATTCTGCTGGCAGGCGTTTCTTCTACCCTCAGCCGCTCCTCCTTGCGCCACGGCCTGCGCATTTTACTGGCCGCCGCCGCCGTATCGGCCGGCACTTGGTGGTGGGACCCCGACACCTATGTTCGCTTCGGCATTTTGCACCTTCTAGGCGTTGCTATGCTGACCGCTCCCATTTTACGCCGTTTGCCCCTTGCCGGGGTGGCAGTTCTTGCTGTGGTCGCTGCAGCAATGCCCGCACTCTTGCCGGCTTTCGCCTCGACCCCTTGGCTTCTGCCGTTTGGCGTCACGCCGCCTGTATTCACAACCCTTGACTATTATCCGCTGTTTCCTTGGTATGGTTTGTTTGCCGCGGGCCACTTGGCTAGCCGTATTTTATACGCCGAGCGACGTTCCCTGCTACCGCAGCCGCCAGCATGTTCCCGATTTTTGTGGCTCGGTCAGCATACCTTGGCTATTTACCTGCTCCATCAGCCGCTGCTTGTGGCCCTGCTCACGCTATTGCATAAATAA
- the sdaAB gene encoding L-serine ammonia-lyase, iron-sulfur-dependent subunit beta, whose product MNLFDVLGPVMIGPSSSHTAGAVRLGRLARLVLGEKAAHAMIGLHGSFAQTHKGHGTDVALVAGLLDWNPDDARMPDSFRYAAEAGLDFSFQLIDLGEQAHPNTARLELTGLSGQHSCITGCSIGGGRIQITDIDGFALEMGGELPTLLVVHPDRPGAISQVTTVLFEHNVNIAAMRVSRQQKGSTALMVLETDQPINNNVLRALGGLSLVDAVRRIDPLS is encoded by the coding sequence ATGAATTTATTCGACGTTTTAGGACCCGTCATGATCGGTCCTTCCAGTTCCCACACAGCCGGAGCCGTACGCCTAGGCCGCCTGGCCCGCCTTGTGCTAGGAGAAAAGGCCGCACATGCAATGATAGGCTTACATGGCTCTTTTGCCCAGACACACAAAGGGCATGGCACGGATGTAGCCCTTGTAGCTGGTCTTTTAGACTGGAATCCCGACGACGCCCGCATGCCCGATTCTTTCCGCTATGCTGCCGAAGCCGGTCTCGATTTTTCTTTCCAGCTAATTGATTTAGGCGAGCAGGCGCATCCGAATACGGCCCGGTTAGAATTAACTGGGCTTTCGGGGCAGCATTCTTGCATTACTGGCTGCTCCATCGGCGGTGGCCGCATTCAAATCACTGATATCGACGGCTTTGCTTTGGAAATGGGCGGCGAACTGCCGACATTGCTGGTAGTGCACCCGGACCGCCCCGGCGCTATTTCCCAAGTTACCACCGTGCTTTTTGAACACAATGTCAACATCGCCGCCATGCGCGTTTCCCGCCAACAAAAAGGCTCCACCGCCCTTATGGTGCTGGAGACGGATCAACCCATCAACAACAATGTACTCCGAGCTTTGGGCGGCCTATCCCTGGTCGACGCTGTGCGCCGCATTGATCCCTTATCGTAG
- the sdaAA gene encoding L-serine ammonia-lyase, iron-sulfur-dependent, subunit alpha, with product MSTKLSLTTWLMEAEEEALSLGDWCLRQQSQQLDCSEEALLLRSGELLDVMRAAINTGLSGVRSVGGLVGGDSRRLQQTTPSCAGTPLRKALMYALAVGEANAAMGRIVAAPTAGASGVLPALLFTLQEEHALTRPQLAKALITAGCIGLVIASRATLAGATGGCQAECGSAAAMAAGAAVDALGGSPRQVGHAVAMALKNMLGLVCDPVAGLVEVPCVKRNAGAAANALAAAEMALAGISSVIPPDEVIDTMGRIGTQLPCSLRETAQGGLATTPSGLAWAEAILGKNR from the coding sequence ATGTCAACAAAACTATCGCTAACCACCTGGCTAATGGAAGCCGAAGAAGAAGCTCTTTCTTTGGGAGACTGGTGCCTGCGCCAGCAAAGCCAGCAATTAGACTGCAGCGAAGAAGCCCTGCTGCTGCGCAGCGGCGAGCTGCTGGATGTTATGCGCGCTGCCATTAACACCGGCTTGAGCGGCGTCCGGTCTGTAGGCGGCCTGGTTGGCGGCGACAGCCGCCGCTTGCAGCAGACTACACCTTCTTGCGCCGGAACTCCCTTGCGCAAAGCCTTAATGTACGCTTTGGCAGTAGGCGAAGCCAATGCCGCCATGGGACGCATTGTGGCGGCCCCTACCGCTGGCGCCAGCGGCGTACTTCCTGCACTGCTTTTCACCCTCCAAGAGGAACACGCTCTTACCCGACCGCAACTGGCTAAAGCCCTAATTACCGCTGGCTGCATCGGTTTGGTCATCGCTTCGCGCGCCACTTTGGCCGGCGCCACCGGCGGCTGTCAAGCCGAATGCGGAAGCGCTGCGGCTATGGCTGCCGGCGCCGCCGTCGACGCCCTCGGCGGTTCTCCTCGTCAAGTCGGCCATGCCGTAGCCATGGCCCTGAAAAACATGCTGGGTCTTGTCTGTGATCCTGTGGCTGGCCTGGTAGAGGTTCCTTGTGTGAAGCGCAATGCCGGCGCAGCAGCCAATGCTCTTGCGGCAGCGGAAATGGCTCTAGCAGGCATTTCCAGCGTCATTCCTCCTGACGAGGTCATCGATACCATGGGCCGTATCGGCACACAACTTCCCTGTTCTCTGCGTGAAACCGCTCAAGGCGGCCTCGCCACCACGCCTAGCGGCCTCGCTTGGGCGGAAGCCATTTTGGGCAAAAATCGCTAA
- a CDS encoding helix-turn-helix domain-containing protein: MRNQQTYDVKLPNLNIYETKCPIIYALDLIGQKWKLPILWYLFQKDATRYNELKRSVTGITNMMLTKSLQELEGHGLVKRVQYETIPPKVEYSLTERGRALIPALDALYVWGQEQLELNRDDAVFNEQGYRSDRRR; this comes from the coding sequence ATGAGGAATCAGCAAACCTATGATGTGAAGCTTCCCAACTTGAATATCTATGAAACAAAGTGTCCAATCATTTACGCTCTAGACTTAATCGGGCAGAAATGGAAGCTGCCCATCCTTTGGTATTTGTTTCAAAAAGACGCCACAAGATATAATGAGTTGAAACGCAGCGTTACAGGCATTACAAACATGATGCTCACCAAATCCTTGCAAGAGCTGGAAGGACATGGTCTTGTAAAGCGAGTCCAGTATGAGACAATTCCGCCTAAGGTCGAATATTCCTTGACAGAGCGGGGGCGGGCGCTAATTCCTGCTTTGGATGCCCTATACGTTTGGGGCCAAGAGCAGCTTGAACTGAACAGGGACGATGCGGTTTTTAACGAACAAGGGTACCGGAGTGACCGGCGGAGATGA
- a CDS encoding flavodoxin family protein, whose amino-acid sequence MYVLAINGSPRKNWNTATLLTNALEGAAAQGAQTELIHLYDLNFKGCISCFACKRKDGKSYGKCAYQDDLTSVLEKIEKADAIILGSPIYFGNVTGEVRAFMERTLFQYLVYDKDYSSLAAKKKKVSFIYTMNVTEEKAADWDYPKTLGTMEKYFARIFGATEALYVYDTYQFPDYANYVSTAWDETAKAKQRDEVFPEDCKKAFALGKRAFETKE is encoded by the coding sequence ATGTATGTATTGGCCATCAACGGCAGTCCGCGAAAAAATTGGAACACCGCCACTTTGCTCACTAACGCTTTAGAAGGAGCCGCTGCACAGGGAGCACAAACTGAGCTCATCCATTTATACGATCTCAATTTCAAAGGCTGCATAAGCTGTTTCGCCTGTAAACGAAAAGACGGTAAAAGCTATGGAAAATGTGCGTATCAAGATGATTTAACTTCCGTTTTAGAAAAAATTGAAAAGGCAGATGCCATTATTCTTGGCTCGCCTATTTATTTTGGCAATGTCACTGGCGAAGTACGCGCTTTCATGGAGCGTACTCTTTTCCAGTATCTTGTGTACGACAAAGACTATTCCTCGCTGGCGGCAAAGAAGAAAAAAGTAAGCTTTATCTACACCATGAACGTAACGGAGGAAAAAGCCGCCGACTGGGATTATCCGAAAACCTTAGGCACTATGGAAAAATACTTCGCTAGAATTTTCGGCGCTACAGAAGCGCTTTATGTCTATGACACGTACCAATTTCCCGACTATGCTAATTATGTCTCTACGGCCTGGGACGAAACTGCAAAAGCCAAACAGCGTGACGAGGTCTTTCCGGAAGACTGCAAAAAAGCCTTTGCCCTAGGCAAACGAGCCTTTGAAACCAAGGAATAA
- a CDS encoding DUF503 domain-containing protein, which yields MYVAVCSLELFIPQASSRKDRRQVVKSLVERIRARTGASVAEVDGQETWQRATLGVAMVSGEKAFLDKQVQQVRRLAEDQLEAELAWFSVEYY from the coding sequence ATGTATGTGGCAGTATGCAGCTTGGAATTGTTTATTCCGCAAGCTTCTTCCCGTAAAGATCGTCGCCAGGTGGTAAAAAGCCTGGTGGAACGAATCCGGGCGCGCACAGGGGCTTCTGTAGCCGAAGTAGATGGCCAGGAAACTTGGCAGCGGGCGACGCTGGGAGTAGCTATGGTCAGCGGTGAAAAAGCGTTTTTGGATAAGCAGGTTCAGCAGGTGCGCCGTTTGGCGGAAGACCAGCTTGAAGCGGAACTAGCTTGGTTTAGCGTAGAGTATTATTGA
- a CDS encoding secondary thiamine-phosphate synthase enzyme YjbQ yields MYQYSLETPQEGFVDITRQVQKAVCDSRVNEGTALVFVPHTTAAVTINENADPDVLHDLRLALAELTPKLSYRHGEGNSPAHLKSSLFGCSQLVPIVNGKLALGTWQGIYFCEFDGPRRRSFQVVVQGR; encoded by the coding sequence ATGTATCAATACAGTCTGGAAACGCCTCAGGAAGGCTTTGTGGATATTACCAGGCAAGTGCAAAAAGCGGTGTGTGACAGTAGGGTAAACGAAGGTACGGCGCTGGTCTTTGTGCCCCATACGACAGCGGCAGTGACGATTAATGAAAACGCCGATCCAGATGTGCTGCACGATCTGCGTTTGGCGCTGGCGGAGCTGACGCCTAAGCTATCCTATCGCCACGGCGAGGGAAATTCTCCGGCACATTTGAAAAGCAGTCTTTTTGGCTGCAGCCAACTGGTACCCATTGTTAACGGCAAACTGGCGTTAGGTACCTGGCAGGGGATCTACTTTTGCGAATTTGACGGACCACGGCGACGCAGCTTCCAGGTCGTCGTACAGGGACGCTAA
- a CDS encoding right-handed parallel beta-helix repeat-containing protein, with the protein MSKLAVLKKAKQEIFHVAHPLATEAKEVRKAYLQGLAMVGLVDKALTPQENSFLELSALALGLESADLLAAQEAAEALEGEGLAKLLGLLSGEDLNIAFLIEAHLLAFVDGEPVNEEKEGLDLLGDMLRVSLPVFRFIQEFALAVQRKQGKQAQTALENAYKNGLDPAFLLLRYFWPELAYQEEMDGFVVPAGMVRRIMRPTKLTGPVRVEAGGELVIGAVPIVLDGPGAGLTIQGGSLSMKGTTLEAGGVCEASMLVLRQCLRIKLEGVTFEARGKARAIYQEGGLLYLLACRILDGRGGDGGAIHAALQASVRLKDCQVRRCRAKETGGALYMLRGAQMLIQHTEFEDCEGPEGGGAIAVQGSMQLTLEHCHFIDCRTAQRGGAIWKDNTEPLEQTLVRHCHFEDCASVQVENAGGALDLYYLGAAPVLDSLNFVNCWPETVRQR; encoded by the coding sequence ATGTCGAAATTAGCAGTCTTAAAAAAGGCTAAGCAAGAGATATTTCATGTAGCGCATCCATTGGCGACAGAAGCGAAAGAGGTTCGTAAAGCGTATTTGCAAGGCTTGGCGATGGTGGGCCTGGTGGATAAGGCGTTAACACCGCAGGAAAACTCTTTTTTGGAGTTGTCCGCGTTAGCATTGGGACTGGAAAGTGCAGACCTTCTAGCTGCGCAGGAAGCGGCGGAAGCTCTGGAAGGAGAAGGGTTAGCCAAATTACTTGGCCTGCTCAGTGGTGAAGATTTAAACATTGCTTTTTTGATTGAGGCGCATCTTTTGGCGTTTGTCGATGGCGAGCCGGTTAATGAAGAAAAGGAAGGCTTGGATTTGCTGGGCGATATGCTGCGCGTGTCGCTGCCCGTGTTTCGGTTTATCCAGGAATTTGCGCTAGCAGTTCAGCGTAAACAAGGAAAACAGGCGCAGACCGCTTTAGAGAACGCTTACAAGAATGGCTTAGATCCGGCTTTCTTGCTTTTGCGGTACTTTTGGCCAGAATTGGCGTACCAGGAAGAAATGGACGGCTTTGTAGTGCCGGCAGGCATGGTGCGACGCATTATGAGGCCGACGAAGCTGACTGGGCCAGTGCGAGTGGAAGCTGGCGGCGAGCTGGTTATTGGGGCGGTTCCTATTGTGCTGGACGGCCCGGGTGCTGGCCTAACTATTCAAGGCGGCAGTCTTTCCATGAAAGGGACAACCTTGGAAGCCGGTGGTGTTTGCGAAGCCAGCATGTTGGTATTGCGCCAATGTCTGCGCATTAAGTTGGAAGGGGTAACCTTTGAAGCCAGAGGCAAAGCGCGGGCTATTTATCAAGAAGGCGGTCTGCTGTATTTGCTCGCTTGCCGCATTTTGGATGGTCGAGGTGGCGACGGTGGTGCGATTCATGCGGCACTGCAAGCGTCAGTGCGGCTGAAGGATTGTCAGGTGCGTCGCTGCCGAGCTAAGGAAACTGGTGGAGCTTTATATATGCTGCGCGGTGCGCAGATGCTTATACAACATACGGAATTTGAAGACTGCGAAGGCCCGGAAGGCGGCGGCGCGATTGCGGTGCAAGGTTCTATGCAGCTTACGTTGGAGCATTGCCATTTTATAGACTGCCGGACGGCGCAGCGCGGCGGTGCTATTTGGAAGGACAATACCGAGCCGCTGGAGCAGACCTTAGTGCGGCATTGTCATTTTGAAGATTGCGCTTCAGTGCAGGTAGAAAACGCTGGCGGCGCTTTGGACTTATATTATCTGGGGGCGGCGCCGGTACTGGATTCGTTGAACTTTGTCAATTGCTGGCCGGAAACAGTCCGGCAACGTTAA
- a CDS encoding FtsW/RodA/SpoVE family cell cycle protein has translation MNIVARFWRNHNEALLVILLLLLTLGTLNVFSASFVTAGQEMKDSYFFFKRHLMSLAVGIVIFFFMARVKYQGKMRLSATLFWIVCMVLLFLVHVSGVTVNGSRRWLRVASFTLQPSELAKLAAVFLAAASLGIQTRRGRLTTIFSPALVAAAALALPVYFQPDMGTAALIIALPLVMHLVAGVAGWQWLVLLFIGGVGITKLIMAEGYRAERIASWLNPWQYAQDQGYQAVQALLAIGSGGITGTGPGQGMGKFFYLPEAHTDFAFAVFAQEWGLGGAWFLIFLFILLLVYGGQIVRKAPNSLSQMLALGCLLLIVGQAVGNLLMVLGVLPVIGVPLPFISYGGTSLIVNMAAMGLLLNIGRQVVVAEGAAAMEEAQPTVEEPGLKEKLERKRHLRLVRH, from the coding sequence ATGAATATAGTGGCTCGCTTTTGGCGCAATCATAATGAGGCGCTGTTGGTAATTTTGCTGCTGCTCCTTACGTTGGGGACGCTGAACGTATTCAGCGCCAGCTTTGTAACGGCCGGGCAGGAAATGAAAGACAGCTATTTCTTTTTTAAACGGCATTTGATGTCGCTGGCGGTTGGCATTGTTATATTTTTTTTCATGGCGAGAGTGAAGTATCAGGGGAAAATGCGTCTTAGCGCGACCTTGTTTTGGATTGTCTGTATGGTTCTCTTGTTTTTAGTACATGTTTCCGGCGTAACGGTTAACGGATCGCGGCGCTGGCTGCGAGTGGCTTCGTTTACCTTGCAGCCTTCCGAGTTGGCTAAGCTTGCGGCTGTTTTTTTAGCGGCGGCATCATTAGGGATTCAAACTAGACGAGGGCGGCTGACCACTATTTTTTCTCCCGCGTTGGTAGCGGCGGCGGCTTTGGCGCTGCCAGTGTATTTTCAGCCGGACATGGGGACGGCGGCTTTGATTATCGCGTTGCCTTTGGTGATGCATTTAGTGGCTGGCGTAGCCGGCTGGCAGTGGCTTGTTTTACTTTTCATTGGTGGTGTTGGCATTACCAAGCTTATCATGGCCGAAGGCTACCGAGCGGAGCGGATTGCATCGTGGCTTAATCCCTGGCAGTACGCTCAGGATCAAGGGTATCAGGCAGTGCAGGCTCTTTTGGCGATTGGGTCTGGAGGCATCACCGGTACCGGCCCAGGCCAAGGCATGGGTAAGTTTTTCTATTTGCCGGAAGCACATACGGATTTTGCCTTTGCTGTCTTTGCGCAGGAATGGGGCTTGGGCGGCGCCTGGTTTTTGATATTTTTATTTATCTTGCTCTTGGTCTATGGGGGGCAGATTGTGCGCAAAGCGCCGAATTCCTTGAGCCAGATGCTGGCCCTAGGTTGTCTGTTGTTGATTGTGGGCCAAGCGGTAGGTAACTTATTGATGGTACTGGGGGTACTGCCGGTAATTGGCGTACCATTGCCTTTTATCAGCTATGGGGGCACGTCGCTGATTGTTAATATGGCGGCAATGGGCTTGCTGTTGAATATCGGGCGCCAAGTGGTGGTGGCAGAAGGAGCGGCGGCCATGGAAGAAGCGCAGCCAACTGTAGAAGAACCGGGCTTGAAAGAGAAATTGGAGCGCAAACGGCATTTGCGACTAGTACGGCATTAA
- the trmB gene encoding tRNA (guanosine(46)-N7)-methyltransferase TrmB yields MRLRRKSWIPAALDKFSDWLVRFEAGATYKGRWAEAFGRTAPLHVEVGTGKGRFVSQMALRDSHVNYLGIERELEVIYYALEKAQEAEIANLRLMEADVARLEELFAPGEIDRLFINFCDPWPKKRHAKRRLTHVDFLALYRRVVKKGGEIHFKTDNRELFDFSLEQFAEAGLPMKDVTFDLVADARADNIMTEYEEKFSGQGTPICRCVVVLE; encoded by the coding sequence TTGAGACTGCGCAGAAAATCATGGATACCGGCGGCGTTGGATAAGTTCAGCGATTGGCTGGTGCGTTTTGAAGCCGGAGCGACCTATAAGGGGCGATGGGCGGAGGCCTTTGGCAGGACCGCGCCATTGCATGTGGAAGTGGGGACCGGCAAAGGGCGTTTTGTCAGTCAAATGGCTTTGCGCGACAGCCATGTGAACTATCTGGGGATTGAACGGGAACTGGAAGTAATTTACTATGCTCTCGAAAAGGCCCAAGAGGCGGAGATTGCCAATTTGCGTCTGATGGAAGCCGATGTAGCTCGTTTGGAGGAACTCTTTGCGCCTGGAGAAATTGATCGCTTGTTCATTAATTTTTGCGATCCCTGGCCGAAAAAGCGCCATGCGAAACGCCGGTTGACGCATGTAGATTTTCTGGCGCTTTACCGCCGTGTGGTTAAAAAGGGCGGAGAAATTCATTTTAAAACGGACAATAGAGAACTCTTTGATTTTTCGCTGGAGCAGTTTGCTGAAGCTGGTTTGCCAATGAAAGACGTTACGTTTGATTTGGTTGCCGATGCGCGGGCGGACAATATTATGACGGAATACGAAGAAAAATTTTCAGGTCAAGGTACGCCGATCTGTCGGTGTGTGGTGGTGCTGGAATAA